CATTGTTTCGATTTTGTTTGCAGGGATTTTTGTTTCCTGCTCACAGAAGGAAGCCCCCTTTGATGCGGTTTCCTGGGTAGACCCCCAGATCGGCTCAGTCCACGGCCGCTGGTTCTTCTATACCCCCGCAGCACTTCCCTTTGGTATGGCTAAGCTTGCCCCGCATACCAACGCCTATGGCAGTATTGGCAGCTGGGAGCCCAATGGCTATGACGACCGCCACGGTTCCATAGAGGGCTTCGGCCATTTCCACGAGTTCCAGATCGGAGGAGTGGTGTTTATGCCCACCATGGGTGTTTTGCACACCGTTCCCGGAACGCTTGAAGACCCGGATGCCGGGTATCGTTCCCGCTTTGATAAGGAATCAGAACATTCCGAGCCAGGGTATTATTCCGTTTTACTGAAAGATTATGGGATTCAGGCAGAGCTGACAGCAACAGAAAGAGTTGGTTTTCACCGCTACACCTTCAGCCAGTCGGGGAAATCCCATCTGATCATCGATATTGGGCATCCGCAGGGCGAGAGCAGTACGGTGACGGAGGCCTTTGCAAGGGTGATCAATGACAATGAGGTGGAAGGCTGGGTGGAGACCTATCCCGAATATGTGAAGTTTTGCGACCCGGGCAGACGGGTGAAGATGTATTTTGTGGCCAGGCTAAGCAAGGAGGTGAATGAAACCGGGGCTTTTGTGGATACAATGCAAACCCCGGGGGTTGTCGAGACCAGGGGCATCAGTAACGGGCTTTTCCTGGGCTTTGATATGGCAGAAGGCGAGGTGCTGGAGATCCAGACCGGCTTAAGCTATACCTCACTGGAAAATGCCCGG
This genomic window from Bacteroides sp. contains:
- a CDS encoding glycoside hydrolase domain-containing protein, with the protein product MKTFFKNSFKAIVSILFAGIFVSCSQKEAPFDAVSWVDPQIGSVHGRWFFYTPAALPFGMAKLAPHTNAYGSIGSWEPNGYDDRHGSIEGFGHFHEFQIGGVVFMPTMGVLHTVPGTLEDPDAGYRSRFDKESEHSEPGYYSVLLKDYGIQAELTATERVGFHRYTFSQSGKSHLIIDIGHPQGESSTVTEAFARVINDNEVEGWVETYPEYVKFCDPGRRVKMYFVARLSKEVNETGAFVDTMQTPGVVETRGISNGLFLGFDMAEGEVLEIQTGLSYTSLENARLNLDTEATGKSFDQVHHAATRSWNEMLGRIRVEDGDSLNKVKFYTGLYHALLGRGISNDVNGQYPLVDGGIGQIPLDEKGLPKHRHFNT